The proteins below are encoded in one region of Desulfosalsimonas propionicica:
- a CDS encoding GHMP family kinase ATP-binding protein — protein sequence MTTNLSGNCKSALVTVSAPCRVDLGGTLDISSLYYPLAHLQPCTFNIALDLRTRVQVSAAEPGRIRVSSRGFETAEFSMDQAPFSHPLGLVFAIAALFRMDGIHIDIDSASPPRSALGGSSVAAVALVAALSQLQAGTKRPAPDRSAAVLLAHGIEQGLAGVPCGMQDQLAAAYGGVNAWYWTLDKGRPGWRQQVLIPPENAGEINANLLVAYCGVPHESKDINGTWIRRFLDGHDRPQWQQIVAATSEFVEAFAHGDMAAAAGWMNRETELRRRITPHVVDEVGAALIEAAKEQNCGARFAGAGGGGCLWALGPAGAIASLRPQWEAIVSGRPDGDILGACVAAEGLRVES from the coding sequence ATGACAACAAATTTATCCGGAAATTGCAAATCAGCCCTGGTGACGGTATCGGCGCCATGCCGCGTGGACCTGGGGGGCACCCTGGATATCAGCAGCCTGTATTATCCATTGGCACACTTGCAACCGTGCACCTTCAACATTGCGCTGGACCTGCGCACAAGGGTGCAGGTTAGCGCTGCCGAGCCCGGCCGCATCCGGGTGAGCTCAAGGGGCTTTGAAACAGCGGAATTTTCCATGGACCAGGCGCCTTTCTCTCATCCACTGGGGCTTGTTTTTGCCATTGCCGCATTGTTTCGCATGGACGGGATTCATATTGATATTGACTCGGCCTCTCCGCCCAGAAGTGCCCTTGGCGGCTCTTCTGTTGCGGCTGTGGCGCTGGTGGCGGCATTGTCCCAACTTCAGGCTGGCACGAAAAGGCCTGCTCCGGACCGCTCAGCCGCGGTCCTGCTGGCCCACGGCATCGAGCAGGGACTGGCCGGGGTGCCCTGCGGCATGCAGGATCAACTGGCTGCCGCATACGGCGGGGTCAATGCCTGGTACTGGACCCTTGACAAGGGACGGCCGGGGTGGCGGCAGCAGGTATTGATACCGCCTGAAAACGCCGGGGAAATCAATGCCAATCTTTTGGTGGCCTACTGCGGGGTGCCCCATGAATCCAAAGATATCAACGGCACCTGGATTCGTCGGTTTCTTGACGGACACGACCGGCCGCAGTGGCAGCAGATCGTAGCGGCCACCAGCGAGTTTGTAGAAGCCTTTGCCCATGGGGATATGGCGGCTGCAGCCGGATGGATGAACCGCGAGACCGAACTGCGGCGCAGGATCACTCCTCATGTGGTCGATGAGGTGGGCGCAGCGCTAATTGAGGCTGCGAAAGAACAAAACTGCGGGGCCCGGTTTGCCGGCGCCGGCGGCGGGGGATGTCTGTGGGCGCTGGGTCCGGCAGGTGCCATTGCCTCGCTTCGGCCCCAATGGGAGGCAATCGTGTCCGGCCGCCCGGACGGGGACATACTTGGTGCTTGTGTGGCTGCAGAAGGCCTCCGGGTGGAATCTTGA
- the recO gene encoding DNA repair protein RecO has translation MSGFSTPAILLRRIDHGDHDLIITFFSREKGRIPVIAKNAKKSRKRFSGLLEPFTVLELVCRSPRRGGMPVLQEAAMQTPFAEIRDDVVKTLYASYWAELLCGWLEEYRPQAKIYRLLYYALRGLDRNLAAPAEMSIIFQVRFLTLAGLAPRMDGCVACQTPLDRMGSLAFFFDLEKGGIVCNGCAADSGRSRIRISPGTVKQLAWIQENEIRTVQRLRLTGSAVKEGLLAMEAFVPYHLGRVPRSLRVLQQMRRQ, from the coding sequence ATGTCCGGATTTTCCACTCCGGCGATTCTGCTGCGGCGCATTGATCACGGCGACCACGACCTGATCATCACGTTTTTTTCCCGGGAAAAAGGCCGGATTCCGGTTATTGCCAAAAACGCCAAAAAGAGCAGAAAGCGCTTTTCCGGGCTTCTGGAGCCCTTTACCGTGCTGGAACTGGTTTGTCGCAGCCCCAGGCGCGGAGGCATGCCGGTTTTGCAGGAAGCGGCCATGCAGACCCCGTTTGCCGAAATCCGCGACGATGTGGTCAAAACCCTGTATGCAAGCTACTGGGCGGAGTTGCTGTGCGGATGGCTGGAAGAATACCGGCCCCAGGCAAAAATTTACCGCTTGCTGTATTACGCCTTGCGGGGCCTGGACAGAAACCTGGCAGCTCCGGCGGAAATGAGCATTATTTTTCAGGTACGATTTCTGACCTTAGCCGGCCTGGCCCCCCGAATGGACGGGTGCGTCGCCTGCCAAACCCCTTTGGACCGGATGGGGTCTTTGGCATTTTTTTTTGATCTTGAAAAGGGCGGCATTGTATGCAATGGATGTGCGGCAGACAGTGGCCGGAGCCGGATTCGGATCTCTCCGGGAACGGTCAAGCAGTTGGCATGGATCCAGGAAAACGAAATCCGAACGGTCCAGCGCCTGCGGCTGACCGGGTCTGCGGTCAAAGAAGGGCTTTTGGCAATGGAGGCTTTTGTGCCCTATCATCTTGGGCGGGTTCCGCGCAGTTTACGGGTGCTGCAGCAGATGCGCAGGCAGTGA
- the mgtE gene encoding magnesium transporter: MASERNYILIETVKRLLRRGAHARLKKIISRIHAADLSMVFSSLSASHQRQLFSLIEDRQQQGKILSELDEDIVLSVIEGVSVSDIIEILDQMPSDDAAAFIKLLPREQADDVLAHIRKKGDEDVENLLMYPDDTAGGIMIPDFIALPEDMTAGEVVSTLQSKEYKDIEMPFYIYVIDEDQHLSGVCSLRQLVLVRPDTPLKNFMSTDVISVTTDMDQEEVAKIVARYNFLAVPVVDEEHRMVGLVTVDDVIDIFREEATEDILKMAGVGEEFVETKSVFRSTRIRLPWLFASCVGGVIAIFVIGHFEASLQQISYLAAFIPVIMGMGGNVGIQSSTIVVRGLATGRIHIQDLWRVVSKELAVGLILGVVYGCLLAGLAQFQYSVAGFSLAVSMGVLSSMTVAALIGSLLPMLFARINVDPAVATGPFVTSAIDIVSVFFYFQLATFLLGI; encoded by the coding sequence ATGGCCAGTGAGCGAAACTACATATTGATTGAAACCGTCAAGCGGTTGCTGCGCCGGGGAGCCCATGCGCGGTTAAAAAAGATCATCAGCCGGATCCATGCAGCAGACCTGTCCATGGTATTCTCTTCTTTGTCCGCCTCCCATCAGCGGCAGCTGTTTTCTCTGATCGAGGATCGCCAGCAGCAGGGAAAGATTTTAAGCGAGCTTGACGAAGATATTGTATTGTCGGTGATCGAGGGTGTCAGTGTTTCCGATATTATTGAAATCCTCGATCAGATGCCCTCAGATGACGCGGCCGCATTTATTAAGCTGCTGCCCAGGGAGCAGGCTGATGATGTCCTGGCCCATATCCGCAAAAAGGGCGATGAAGACGTTGAAAACCTGCTGATGTATCCCGATGATACCGCCGGCGGGATCATGATTCCGGATTTCATCGCCCTGCCCGAGGACATGACCGCCGGCGAGGTGGTCTCCACCCTCCAGAGCAAGGAATACAAAGACATTGAGATGCCCTTTTACATCTATGTCATCGATGAGGATCAGCATCTCTCAGGAGTGTGTTCCCTGCGCCAGCTGGTGCTTGTCCGGCCTGACACCCCTTTGAAAAACTTCATGTCCACGGATGTGATTTCCGTAACCACGGACATGGACCAGGAGGAAGTGGCCAAGATCGTTGCCCGGTACAATTTTCTGGCTGTGCCGGTGGTCGACGAGGAGCACCGCATGGTGGGCCTGGTGACCGTGGATGACGTCATTGATATTTTTCGGGAGGAGGCCACGGAGGATATCTTAAAAATGGCTGGTGTGGGCGAGGAATTTGTTGAAACCAAGTCCGTGTTCCGCAGCACCCGCATCCGGCTGCCCTGGCTGTTTGCCAGCTGCGTGGGCGGAGTGATTGCCATTTTCGTGATCGGGCATTTCGAGGCCAGCCTCCAGCAGATCTCCTATCTGGCCGCATTTATCCCGGTGATCATGGGAATGGGCGGAAACGTCGGCATTCAGTCCTCCACCATCGTGGTGCGGGGCCTTGCCACCGGTCGGATTCATATCCAGGACTTGTGGCGGGTGGTGTCCAAGGAACTGGCCGTGGGCCTGATTCTGGGGGTGGTTTACGGATGTCTGCTGGCGGGCCTTGCTCAGTTCCAATACAGTGTGGCCGGCTTTAGCCTGGCGGTGTCCATGGGGGTTTTGTCTTCTATGACGGTTGCCGCACTGATCGGCTCGCTTCTGCCCATGCTTTTTGCCAGAATCAACGTGGATCCGGCCGTGGCCACGGGCCCCTTTGTGACCTCTGCCATTGATATTGTCAGCGTGTTTTTTTATTTTCAGCTGGCCACGTTTCTGCTCGGAATATGA
- a CDS encoding helix-turn-helix domain-containing protein: MATRAYMENRSGTEAVSFGRYLKTIREKQGIAPEVVADAICVSVRQLRYIEAEDHQRLPGEVYTKGMLRVYAREIGVDAEDIIERYKLHRQAYEEALRRESEVLAAGNKAFSRSMIALAVLGVIMVLSLYAFSRMESGMGLSPARQQKSLPAPGEQNPRQPSGLADDKAGMTENSAGLEKNRSGLQRLDIDAVDEVTLNVRIDDQPYTKYRLDPNDHVELAARSGFQLLISNAAGVRLRFNGRIVNFNSEPGRSVNIRLPQSNGKR; this comes from the coding sequence TTGGCAACCCGTGCATACATGGAAAACAGGTCGGGGACCGAAGCTGTATCCTTTGGCCGATACTTAAAAACCATCCGGGAAAAACAGGGCATTGCCCCGGAAGTCGTGGCTGACGCCATTTGCGTGTCTGTCCGCCAGCTTCGTTACATCGAGGCTGAGGATCATCAACGTCTGCCCGGAGAAGTTTATACAAAGGGTATGTTGCGGGTTTACGCCCGGGAAATCGGCGTGGACGCCGAAGACATTATAGAGCGCTACAAGCTTCACCGCCAGGCCTATGAGGAGGCCCTCCGCAGGGAAAGCGAGGTCCTGGCAGCCGGGAACAAGGCCTTTTCCCGGAGCATGATCGCCCTGGCCGTACTGGGGGTGATTATGGTGCTGTCTTTGTATGCTTTTTCGCGGATGGAATCCGGGATGGGGTTATCTCCGGCCCGGCAGCAGAAGAGCCTGCCGGCACCTGGGGAACAAAACCCACGGCAGCCGTCAGGGCTGGCAGACGACAAAGCCGGCATGACAGAAAACAGCGCCGGTCTTGAAAAAAATCGTTCAGGGCTCCAGCGGCTGGATATTGATGCGGTTGACGAAGTCACATTAAATGTTCGCATTGATGATCAACCTTATACCAAATACCGGCTGGATCCCAATGATCACGTGGAACTGGCCGCCAGGAGCGGTTTTCAGCTGCTGATCAGCAACGCCGCAGGCGTCCGGCTGCGTTTTAACGGCCGGATTGTGAATTTCAACTCCGAACCAGGCCGATCCGTTAACATCCGTCTGCCGCAATCCAACGGAAAAAGATAA
- a CDS encoding SurA N-terminal domain-containing protein, with protein MKCFWALFAVAAVLLTFVPFAGARSEVVDRIVAVVNDDIIRLREVERQLEPVRQQLASRNLSEEQMREQLYEARMQLIDELINETLADQQIEQAGIQVGKAEVDAAIEQVKQRNYYTDEQLRQALEMQGMSMEQYRGELRRQILRSRLVNRKVKSSIVITDEDIDRYYKENPEKYGGKPRYKIRNILLAGTDKDSDDPEIRRRIKKIREQLDEGVSFGTLAEKYSQGPNADEGGELGEFAVHDLARDLRPVIGDLNEGEVSDGVETRQGIQIFYVEKIIEAPSEPLASVAAEIEEKLYNEQVNKKYRAWLESLRENAHIRIFR; from the coding sequence ATGAAATGTTTTTGGGCGCTTTTTGCGGTTGCGGCTGTTTTGCTGACGTTTGTGCCTTTTGCGGGCGCCCGGTCCGAGGTGGTGGACCGCATTGTCGCCGTGGTCAACGATGATATCATCCGGCTCAGGGAAGTTGAACGCCAGCTGGAGCCGGTCCGGCAGCAGCTGGCTTCCAGAAATCTGTCTGAAGAGCAGATGCGCGAGCAGCTCTATGAGGCGCGGATGCAGTTAATTGATGAACTGATCAATGAGACCCTGGCGGATCAGCAGATCGAGCAGGCTGGAATCCAGGTGGGAAAAGCCGAGGTAGATGCCGCTATTGAGCAGGTAAAGCAGCGAAATTATTATACCGATGAGCAGCTGCGACAGGCATTGGAAATGCAGGGAATGAGCATGGAGCAGTATCGCGGCGAACTCCGTCGCCAGATTCTTCGAAGCCGCCTGGTCAATCGTAAGGTCAAATCCAGCATTGTCATCACCGACGAGGACATTGATCGCTATTATAAAGAAAACCCGGAAAAATACGGCGGCAAGCCCCGATACAAAATTCGCAATATCCTGTTGGCCGGTACGGACAAGGACAGCGATGATCCTGAAATTCGCCGGCGCATCAAGAAAATTCGGGAGCAACTCGATGAAGGCGTTTCTTTCGGAACACTGGCGGAAAAATATTCTCAAGGGCCCAATGCTGATGAGGGCGGGGAGCTTGGTGAATTTGCAGTCCATGATCTGGCCCGGGATCTTCGGCCGGTGATCGGTGATTTAAACGAGGGAGAGGTTTCCGACGGGGTGGAAACCCGACAGGGAATTCAGATTTTTTATGTGGAAAAAATTATTGAAGCCCCGTCTGAACCCCTGGCGTCGGTTGCCGCTGAAATTGAAGAAAAGCTTTACAACGAGCAGGTAAATAAAAAATACAGGGCCTGGCTGGAGTCGTTGCGGGAAAATGCCCATATCCGTATCTTTCGGTAA
- the mfd gene encoding transcription-repair coupling factor gives MPKTTISALRAQQTSIIEDIGQRLASGTRTLICTGASGGQGAYLVSRLARHTMRPVFVVTASMGEAENFAQDLNFFAGPDSPEPCVFSPYNILPFKRVSYHNEIAARRIRILYQLATGHRDAGLVVAPVETLLQQIIPRQELADYADLLMVNEEIDRDGLVEKLTSGGYNHAAMVEEPGDYSVRGDIVDVFSPMYENPLRVELFGDTVESIRLFSASSQRKLQSLSEAVILPAREAVLHKHQLHHIIERTRSQRQAAGLPKSAETEFVERIREEGIFAGVESLLPLIYGELDTVFDYMPTNALVIAADTGAIEKAAVDKQDLAVRNYDSACQDQRMCVSPEQIYQDWDEAKACLEKHQQILFREIDIYSPAKARTPDADRIDLSVDDLSDLEASLGGHRRDEQILKPLAGWINQHCNSGYTTVMVCRSKSQARRLLDLIEAYEIQPQIISDFSEMPAFSSKPGICIGRLSSGFVWHDQQLALVTDRQIFGTRVRPRSRKDARQTVQSAFLDFADLNAGDLVVHMDHGIGRYQGLEKITLEGVTNDFLVLEYRGGDKLFVPVDRMDIVQKYMGVDDVAPVVDKLGGTSWARVKSKAKKSVEKIAGDLLDLYARRKVQQGYAFGVADSYYKDFEAGFPYEETEDQLKAISDVISDMESDVPMDRLICGDVGYGKTEVALRAAFKAVNDGKQVAVLVPTTLLAEQHFRTFSERFERYPVSVESLNRFRTRKQQTQIIEGLKQGRVDVVIGTHRLLQKDMAFKDLGLIIIDEEQRFGVRHKEKLKKMRTSVDVLSMTATPIPRTLHMSMLGVRDISVITTPPELRHPIISYISEFDAAVIAEAIRSELARGGQIFFVHNNISTIDNMARRLSEMVPEVRMGVAHGRLGEDALERVMYGFINKDIDMLVSTTIVESGLDIPNANTMIINRADRMGLAQLYQLRGRVGRADTQAYAYMIVPREAALSRDAQKRLKVVMEHSDLGAGFQIALNDLKIRGGGAALGVSQSGHIAAVGYDMFLKLMEEAVGRLKGEAVTEPLEPEINIPVSVFIPESYIADIDQRLAAYRRLARMTDLKDVADFREELTDRYGKPPAEALHLLLKIMLRILAVRAGVRRLDLTWETMSLSFSGMHQKNPHGLMDLIQSDPGRYRFTPDHVLCVPMGKTRINSLMNQAKKILMEIATYVNN, from the coding sequence TCACAATGAAATTGCCGCCCGCAGAATTCGCATCCTGTATCAACTGGCCACGGGACACAGGGATGCGGGGCTTGTTGTGGCACCGGTGGAAACCCTTCTCCAGCAGATTATTCCCCGGCAGGAACTGGCCGATTACGCGGATCTGCTCATGGTCAACGAGGAAATCGACCGAGACGGCCTGGTGGAAAAGCTCACTTCGGGGGGGTATAACCATGCCGCCATGGTGGAGGAGCCTGGCGACTACAGTGTCCGCGGCGATATCGTGGATGTTTTCTCGCCCATGTATGAAAATCCCCTTCGCGTTGAGTTGTTCGGCGATACGGTGGAGTCCATCCGTCTGTTTTCCGCATCGAGTCAGCGAAAGCTTCAATCCCTGTCCGAGGCTGTCATCCTGCCGGCCAGGGAAGCGGTGCTGCACAAGCATCAGCTTCATCATATCATTGAACGCACCCGCAGCCAGCGCCAGGCCGCCGGTTTGCCCAAATCTGCGGAAACCGAATTTGTCGAGCGGATCCGGGAGGAAGGCATTTTTGCCGGGGTGGAGAGCCTGCTGCCCCTGATTTACGGGGAACTGGACACGGTGTTTGATTATATGCCCACCAATGCCCTGGTGATTGCCGCAGACACCGGCGCTATTGAAAAAGCAGCGGTTGACAAGCAGGATCTGGCCGTTCGCAATTATGATTCCGCATGCCAGGATCAGCGGATGTGCGTGTCACCGGAGCAGATTTATCAGGACTGGGATGAGGCAAAGGCATGCCTGGAAAAGCACCAGCAGATTTTGTTCCGGGAAATTGATATTTACTCTCCGGCCAAAGCCCGCACCCCGGATGCCGATCGCATTGACCTGTCCGTGGACGATCTTTCCGATTTGGAGGCCTCTCTTGGCGGGCACCGCCGGGATGAGCAGATCCTAAAGCCCCTGGCCGGCTGGATTAATCAGCACTGCAACTCCGGCTATACCACTGTGATGGTCTGCCGCAGCAAATCCCAGGCACGCCGCCTGCTCGATTTGATCGAGGCCTATGAGATCCAGCCGCAGATCATATCGGATTTTTCCGAAATGCCGGCTTTTTCCTCTAAGCCGGGCATCTGCATCGGCCGGCTTTCCTCGGGATTTGTCTGGCATGATCAGCAACTTGCCCTGGTCACGGACCGGCAGATTTTTGGCACCCGGGTCCGGCCCCGAAGCCGAAAAGACGCCCGGCAGACTGTGCAGTCGGCATTTTTGGATTTTGCCGATCTCAACGCCGGGGATCTGGTGGTGCACATGGATCACGGTATCGGCCGGTATCAGGGCCTGGAGAAAATCACCCTGGAGGGGGTGACCAATGATTTTCTGGTGCTGGAATACCGGGGGGGCGACAAGCTGTTTGTACCGGTTGACCGCATGGATATTGTTCAGAAATACATGGGCGTTGACGATGTTGCGCCTGTTGTGGACAAACTCGGGGGCACATCCTGGGCCAGGGTGAAAAGCAAGGCCAAAAAATCCGTGGAAAAAATTGCCGGGGACCTGCTGGATCTTTACGCCAGGCGAAAGGTCCAGCAGGGATATGCCTTTGGGGTGGCGGATTCTTATTATAAGGACTTTGAAGCGGGCTTTCCCTATGAGGAAACCGAGGATCAGTTAAAGGCCATCTCGGATGTGATCAGTGATATGGAATCCGATGTTCCCATGGACCGGCTGATTTGTGGAGACGTGGGCTACGGCAAGACCGAGGTGGCCCTGCGGGCGGCATTCAAGGCGGTCAATGACGGAAAGCAGGTGGCCGTGCTGGTGCCTACAACTTTGTTGGCGGAACAGCATTTCAGGACCTTTTCCGAGCGCTTTGAGCGCTATCCGGTTTCAGTGGAAAGCTTAAACCGGTTCCGTACCCGAAAACAGCAGACACAGATCATCGAGGGACTTAAACAGGGGCGGGTCGATGTTGTTATCGGCACCCACCGGCTTTTGCAAAAAGACATGGCTTTCAAGGACCTGGGCCTGATTATCATTGACGAAGAGCAGCGTTTTGGGGTGCGCCACAAGGAAAAGCTCAAAAAGATGCGTACTTCCGTTGACGTGCTGTCCATGACCGCAACCCCCATTCCGCGTACGCTGCACATGTCCATGCTCGGGGTCCGGGATATCAGCGTGATTACCACTCCGCCGGAGCTGCGCCATCCCATCATTTCTTATATCAGCGAATTTGACGCCGCGGTCATTGCTGAAGCCATCCGCAGTGAACTCGCCAGGGGCGGGCAGATATTTTTCGTGCACAACAACATCAGCACCATTGACAACATGGCCCGGCGGCTTTCGGAAATGGTGCCCGAGGTCCGTATGGGCGTTGCCCACGGGCGGCTTGGCGAAGATGCGCTTGAACGGGTCATGTATGGGTTTATCAACAAAGACATTGATATGCTGGTTTCCACCACCATCGTGGAATCGGGCTTGGACATTCCCAACGCCAATACGATGATCATCAACCGGGCCGACCGAATGGGCCTGGCCCAGCTCTACCAGTTGCGGGGCCGGGTAGGGCGGGCCGACACCCAGGCTTATGCCTACATGATCGTGCCCAGGGAGGCAGCTTTGTCCCGGGATGCCCAAAAGCGGCTTAAGGTGGTCATGGAGCACAGTGATCTGGGAGCCGGGTTCCAGATCGCACTAAACGATCTAAAGATCCGGGGCGGAGGCGCGGCCCTGGGGGTTTCCCAGTCCGGTCACATTGCCGCGGTGGGCTATGACATGTTTTTAAAGCTCATGGAAGAGGCCGTGGGCCGGCTCAAGGGCGAGGCGGTCACCGAGCCCCTGGAGCCGGAAATCAATATTCCGGTATCTGTGTTTATCCCGGAATCCTATATTGCTGATATCGATCAGCGGCTGGCCGCTTACCGACGCCTGGCCCGGATGACTGATTTAAAAGATGTGGCTGATTTCCGGGAGGAGCTAACGGACCGCTATGGCAAACCGCCTGCAGAGGCGCTTCACCTGTTGCTTAAAATCATGCTGCGGATCCTGGCTGTCCGGGCCGGTGTCAGGCGCCTGGATCTGACCTGGGAAACCATGTCATTGAGCTTTTCCGGGATGCATCAGAAAAATCCGCACGGGCTGATGGATCTCATCCAGTCCGATCCAGGGCGCTACCGATTCACCCCGGACCATGTCCTGTGCGTGCCCATGGGCAAAACCCGGATCAACAGCCTGATGAATCAGGCCAAAAAAATCTTGATGGAAATTGCAACATATGTTAATAATTAA